TAAAAGACGGGGAATTGCAGAAACTGCATCATTAGTATGCAGAGTGCTTACAACGAGGTGTCCTGTTAAGGCTGCTTGTATAGCAATTTCTGCTGTTTCTTGATCACGAATTTCTCCAACCATCAAAACATCCGGATCCTGACGTAATAAATGTCTTAAACCGCAAGCAAACGACAAACCGATCTTTGGTTTCACAGCAATTTGAGCTATCCCAGATAGCTTATATTCAGGAGGATCTTCTATTGTCATGATATTGGTAAAAGGTCCCGAAAGATGTTGAATAACACTATAGAGTGTTGTTGTTTTTCCACTTCCTGTAGGACCTGTTACTAAAAGTATCCCTTCAGGAACTGCAATCACCTCTTTAAAAGAATTTTCGATATCTTTGGGCATTTGCAATCCAGAGATATCTAAAATCACATTACGCTTATCTAAAATCCTAAGAACAACACGTTCGCCATAGATTACAGGAACGGTGCTTACACGCATATCAATTTCCTGACCACCTATTTGGATTTTTATTCTTCCATCTTGAGGGAGACGATGTTCTGCTATGTCCATCTTCGCTAACACTTTAATCCTAGTGATTAATGCTGAACGTAGATGTGCTGGTGGAGAATGCCGATCGTGCAAAACTCCGTCTATACGGTAGCGTATGCGTAAAGAATCTTCTAAAGGTTCAAAATGAATATCTGAGGTACGTTCTTCAATAGCTTCTTTTAAAATCAGATTAAAAAAACGCACGACGGGAACAGAATCCGTACTTTCTAAAAGATCTTCCTCTTCATTTATTTGAGCAGAGTCTCCTTCCTTCATGCTTAACAGCATATCAGACGCCTTGCCCTCTAAATTAGAGTAGATCTTTTGTAAACTCTGTAAAATATCAGTCTCATTTTTAAGAATAAACAGCACAGGCTTTTTTATAAGCAGCCGCACCTCATCTTTGGCGATAAGAGAAGTAATCTTCGCATAAGCTATCGTTACGCTATTTTCCTGCTCTTTTAATGGTAACAGACAATGTTTCTTTAAAAAACTATAAGGCAGAGCATTTAAAAGCTCTTGAGATAGTGAAGTTTTACCGCCCATCATACTCTAGCCCCTCTAATTGAGACGCTGGTAGTTCTATGGCGGAAATCAGTTCTAGTTTTTTATGTGCTGCTTTTGCAGCCTCTTCTCCAGCGAATAGTGCTTTACGAAATTCAGCGTTTTCTCCAGGACGCAAAGAAAGAATAGCTTCTTCATGACGCTCTTTTTTCTCTATAGGATTATCTAGAATTTTCGGAGTGATGAATACAAACATCTCTGTTTGACTATCAGATGTAGAATTCATCCCAAACAACTTCCCTACACCGGGAATTTCCCCAAGGAAAGGAATACCATCTTGAGCATCAGAGGCATGCTTACAACGTAAACCTCCTATAATTACCGTCTCTCCATCAGGAATACGCACTTTATTGGTGATATTACGTCGAGTAACATCAGGACGCTCATTAGTGTTTTTTCCTGTAGTATCAAAAGTAATATCGGTCTCTAGGGTAATGTAGCTTTTCCCATCTTCCTCGCCCACATTAATTACAGGAAGCATTTTAATCATAATTCCGTATTGGGCACGATTATACTGAGCTTTTTCCTTATCTGCAGAAACTGCTATCGACATTTCTTCCACAATTGCAATTCTTGCAGGAGTTTGGTTCATTGTCACAACAGAAGGACTTGCATTTATGCGTACATCTTCTTGAGCCATTAAAAATTGATAAGCAAGATCATAACCGGGAATCAAAGAAGATCCGGTACTTCCTTTGAATAAGAATTCTAAGATCCCTGAGCTTGTCCAAGAGACCGCTGCCGATGTTTTCTTGCAAACTTCTTCTCCAAGTCTTAAAAGATTTAATCCCGCTTTGCGTTGGTTAGAAAGCTTTCTTTCAAATAATAAAACTTCGATACGAACCATTTTCTTAGGCACGTCGAGTTTTTTTAATAACATCTTAATTCTAGGTAGAGCTTCTTTCTCCACAACCATGATCAAGGTGCCTGTTTTAGAATCTGCTATGAAATTCCCATATTTTACAGAACCTTCTTTGGCAGTTCCTACTGAAGATGTATCGATATGTATCGTAGAGGCGGCTTCTCTTAACATAGTTTCAGAAGACGTAAGTGAACTCCCCTCCTTACCTGCGAAAACATCGTGTACTTGAGATAGTAATACTGCAAGTTCTTGAGGATCAGAGTGCTTCACACTATACCAAAAGACAGTTTTGTCTGTGGGGTTCTCAATTCCCTCTTCAAGATCTTTAATCAAATCAATTGCTTGATGAACTAAAGTAGCCGTACCACTTAAAAATAAAGAGCGTCCTTGATGTTGTAGAGGAACAACTTTAAGACCGAGGTTTTCATCATCTCCCTCTTTAGTAATATCTTCTCGAAAAGCAGCCTTAAGAATAGAAAGCATTTCGGAAGCTTCTATCTTTGTTAAAGGAACAACACGATATTCCTGACGAACGCTATCTTCTTGGATAAAATCATAAATTTTAAGAAGCTCGCTAATTTCCCCAACTGAGCCGAATATCCATAATTTCCCTCCAAAAAGATCAATATGCGTGGTATCAAGATTAGCAAATTTTCTCAAGATATGCTGATCTGCACGAACGTCGATATTTTTCGAGTTTAATACATAACCAATATAGGAAGTTGAGGGAAGCAAATCTAAATCTTTTCTAGAAGAGAAAACTCCAGCAACCCCGCACCCCTCTTTATGAGTTGTGTAGAGCTCTTTAATCCACGGGCTTACCTGACGTATGCTAATACCAAGACGTGTTAGCAATTGCGTAAGACATTCTTCAAAACCTTCCTTAGGAACAGTAAATTTTGATAATGCTGAGACCTTCATCGATCCGATATCCTGAGGCACTAGATAAACAACGTTATCTTCACCATAATCGGAAACTAAATTATAAATTGTGGTCTCAGGATGGTGCCATAGGGCATAATCATCAGGATTTTCTCCTCTTTCGCGAATCTCTGCAGCCCAAAGATTTTCGATATGCTTAATTTGCTTTTTAACCTCTGCTAGCTTACTTAGAAGCTCTTTCCATCGTGCCTCATCCTCACATCCTGATGCTCGCAAAGTTGCAGCCTCTTCGTAAAGATTTTTTAGCCGAAGGTTACACTCCTTCATATCAGCATTAAATGAAGCTAGTCCCGGGGCACTATCTATAAAATCTCTAGATTTTTCTAAGGACGCGGCTTTTTCCGAAATAGTCAAAGCTAGACCAGGTGCGCAACATGCCAGTCCTGACAATCCAAAGAAATAAACTAAAGGATTACGCAAAAAACGCATTTATGATCCCCCTCGATTGGTTCCCTCACTACCTACAAGCGGTTGTCGTCCTGAATGCACCTCTTCTTTAGCAGAAGAGGATCCAGAATCAAAACCTTGTTTCAATGGCAGTGTCACAGACTCTACTAATGTCCTTTGTGCATTAAATACGTGAGCACGAACAACAAACTCTCTAGAATCTTTTTCTAATTTATCAAACACCAATAACGGTCCTTGAGTCTTTCCTGAAAGGTAATCTTCCAACTGTTCCTTGCGAGAAATTTTCTCCCAAGTTTCTCCCGTGTAGACCACCCAATCATCGGGAGAAAGGATCATCCTTTGCCCCCCAGCTTGTATAATAGGACGGGACCAGGAACGCATCCCAACAAATTCAAATTCCTTAACAATCTCAGCAATCTCTATAGGAGAACTCATGGTTTTTACTAAACTCATAGACTGATGGGATGTCCCTCCCACGTTCCACAACTCTATTACCATGACTTTTTCGTCTATTTTCTTAACTTCTAATAGAGGTGCCTGTGAACTCTCTCCTCGAAACTCTCCGCAAGTTTGCCAACAATTTCCGTCCCAAAGCAAAACATCTCCTACAGCAAGATAACGGCTATAATTCTCGTCAGACAGCGAGACAAAATCTACTCGCTCCTTAACAGCCTTATCGGCATAATCCGATCCACCATGCATCAAAAGGAACTTATCGCTACCTACACGACGAATTTTTTGTTTCACAGGGAAACTCGCATCTACACGAATACCGCCAATCTCCCAAGATTCCAATCCTTTAGCTGGAGCAGTTAAAAATAAGGTTTCTCTCTCCTTCGGAGAGACAACTAGCTCCCTATTTACACCCATTAAACGTACTTTTACTTCTATACGGTTATCCATACTCAAAGAACGGCATTCCAACCACAAGTCTGTAGGCTTCCCCTTAGGACTAAAGGTGAACAATCCTCCCTCAGGAGAAGGAACAACCTGTAAATATATTTTTTCATTAGCACCAGCCACACAGGAATCCTTAGAAGTAGCCAACTCTAAAAAAAATTTGCCTCCAAAAGCATCCGGACGCTTATTGCTCCCTAAAAATATGAGCTCCTGCCTAAGGTCTGGCAGTCTTTCCCTAAGCTCGGGGAACTCCAAAGACCAAATCCCCGAAGAGACATTTTGAGCCCTCGGGAACGTCTTTTGTTTTCCGTTCAAACCATCAAATTTCAAAGAAATACTATAAAGATTTTCTAAGTGATTCGGAGCTCCACACACCATCCAGAGTAAAGCAGCGATACTTATCAGACTGTATCCTATCGAAAAAAGCTGGTGCATATTAGAAACAAACTAAAAATAAAGTTATAAGATAACCGATTAGAGAAAAAAAATCAATTTATACAAACAAAAGTAACAGTGTTTAACATTAAAAAATAATTAAACAAAGAGAGAATACTTTTATAAGAAAACTAACTCCGTAGATACGGGTCGATCTGTTAAACTAAAATTTTTATTACCGTCTATCAAAATCGTATCTTCGATACGTATGCCTCCAATTCCTGGAAAATAGACTCCAGGCTCAACGGTAACTGTCATTCCAGTTTCTAAGGTGGTTGTGCCAGATTTCGGAGAAAGCTGGGGATATTCATGAATATTCCTTCCTACACCGTGCCCTACGCCATGGCAAAAATATTCTTTGATTTCATATTTTTTTAATATACGAGCAGCCTCTTCATGAACATCTAGACATAGAGCTCCGGCACAACACAATTGCATAGCAGCCTGCTGAGCTTCTACAACCGCAGGATAACTTTCAACAAGACGTGCATCAGGACGACCCCAAGCTACTGTCCGTGTCATATCAGAACAATAGCCTTGATATAAAACTCCTATATCAATAAGTACGATATCTCCCTTGCGTAATGCTCTGTCTGTAGGAACCGCATGAGGAAAGGCAGAGTGATCACCAAAAGCCACAATTGGAGAGAATGAAGGCCCTTCAGCACCAGCTTTAGCCCAAAATACACGAAGCAGCCGCACAACTTCTTGTTCTGTTATACCTTCTTGTAATATAGAAAGAACATGATCATATCCTTCGGAACCTAAAGCTGCCGCCTGACGCATTTTTTCTATTTCATCCGCAGATTTTATGCTGCGCAACTTTTCTGTAAATAGTGTTGTAGGCACCCAAGAGCATGAAGCATTTTCTCTTTCTTGATATCTATGATACGAAGTATGAAGACTATCAAAACCTAAAGTTTGATAAGTCGTTGTTTCAAGATAGGGAAGAAGAAATTCTGCTATATTTCTATCACAAAATATAAGAGAAGGTCCTTGAAGATCTCCATAGAGATCTTTATCCATACGATAGACGAAGAAGACTACCTCATCTTTACCTATGAGAAGCGTTCCTGTGGTTACTTTATCTCCAAGAAAATACGCAAGATCCTCTCTTCTTTCTACCACAAATCCATCAATACCATAATCTGTAAGAGCTGTTTGTGCTCTAGCCACACGATCTCGGAACATAATTTACTCCTTAATAAAATCCTCGTCTAAAACTAATCGACGTATTTGTGTGCCGTCAAATGCTTTTTCAGGCTTACCTAATTGCCAAAGCAAAGATAACCAAGAAATATCGAATGTCCGCAATGTTTTACAAAACATGACCCCTGTTAGCGTTTCCTTGATTAAAAGAGCCATCGCTCTTTTATCAACTTTAGCACGACCTTCTTCTGCTAAAGAAAGTATCCAAGATTTTAACTCTTCTTCACCTATAAATGTGGGAGCACTTTCAATCGCAAATACACAAGGGCCCATTTGAGAGATTTCTATTCCTA
This portion of the Chlamydia crocodili genome encodes:
- a CDS encoding GspE/PulE family protein — protein: MMGGKTSLSQELLNALPYSFLKKHCLLPLKEQENSVTIAYAKITSLIAKDEVRLLIKKPVLFILKNETDILQSLQKIYSNLEGKASDMLLSMKEGDSAQINEEEDLLESTDSVPVVRFFNLILKEAIEERTSDIHFEPLEDSLRIRYRIDGVLHDRHSPPAHLRSALITRIKVLAKMDIAEHRLPQDGRIKIQIGGQEIDMRVSTVPVIYGERVVLRILDKRNVILDISGLQMPKDIENSFKEVIAVPEGILLVTGPTGSGKTTTLYSVIQHLSGPFTNIMTIEDPPEYKLSGIAQIAVKPKIGLSFACGLRHLLRQDPDVLMVGEIRDQETAEIAIQAALTGHLVVSTLHTNDAVSAIPRLLDMGVEPYLLSATIIGVVAQRLVRKICPYCKQQCRADVQERVFLKSIGQDPDVPLYRGEGCSHCFRSGYKGRQGIYEFLHPDTTLRSEIAMHKPYHVLREHAEDKGFRPLLQHGVALALSGETTLAEVFRVTKRYD
- a CDS encoding secretin N-terminal domain-containing protein, coding for MRFLRNPLVYFFGLSGLACCAPGLALTISEKAASLEKSRDFIDSAPGLASFNADMKECNLRLKNLYEEAATLRASGCEDEARWKELLSKLAEVKKQIKHIENLWAAEIRERGENPDDYALWHHPETTIYNLVSDYGEDNVVYLVPQDIGSMKVSALSKFTVPKEGFEECLTQLLTRLGISIRQVSPWIKELYTTHKEGCGVAGVFSSRKDLDLLPSTSYIGYVLNSKNIDVRADQHILRKFANLDTTHIDLFGGKLWIFGSVGEISELLKIYDFIQEDSVRQEYRVVPLTKIEASEMLSILKAAFREDITKEGDDENLGLKVVPLQHQGRSLFLSGTATLVHQAIDLIKDLEEGIENPTDKTVFWYSVKHSDPQELAVLLSQVHDVFAGKEGSSLTSSETMLREAASTIHIDTSSVGTAKEGSVKYGNFIADSKTGTLIMVVEKEALPRIKMLLKKLDVPKKMVRIEVLLFERKLSNQRKAGLNLLRLGEEVCKKTSAAVSWTSSGILEFLFKGSTGSSLIPGYDLAYQFLMAQEDVRINASPSVVTMNQTPARIAIVEEMSIAVSADKEKAQYNRAQYGIMIKMLPVINVGEEDGKSYITLETDITFDTTGKNTNERPDVTRRNITNKVRIPDGETVIIGGLRCKHASDAQDGIPFLGEIPGVGKLFGMNSTSDSQTEMFVFITPKILDNPIEKKERHEEAILSLRPGENAEFRKALFAGEEAAKAAHKKLELISAIELPASQLEGLEYDGR
- a CDS encoding M24 family metallopeptidase, whose product is MFRDRVARAQTALTDYGIDGFVVERREDLAYFLGDKVTTGTLLIGKDEVVFFVYRMDKDLYGDLQGPSLIFCDRNIAEFLLPYLETTTYQTLGFDSLHTSYHRYQERENASCSWVPTTLFTEKLRSIKSADEIEKMRQAAALGSEGYDHVLSILQEGITEQEVVRLLRVFWAKAGAEGPSFSPIVAFGDHSAFPHAVPTDRALRKGDIVLIDIGVLYQGYCSDMTRTVAWGRPDARLVESYPAVVEAQQAAMQLCCAGALCLDVHEEAARILKKYEIKEYFCHGVGHGVGRNIHEYPQLSPKSGTTTLETGMTVTVEPGVYFPGIGGIRIEDTILIDGNKNFSLTDRPVSTELVFL